From Actinopolymorpha cephalotaxi, one genomic window encodes:
- a CDS encoding acyltransferase family protein, whose translation MTSAAPPPAQATDVAPTDARPTTGGGVRTGPSAPSAPPTLPARPARPLDVRSAGVDGLRAVAAGAVVTGHLRPDLLPGGSVGVDVFFGISGFVITTLLVTEYERTGRIGLRRFYTRRFLRLAPALMVLCGLVAVLALATPLRAFEGQWLAALLAATYVANLVRAGQPGPYGDTMGALPHTWSLAVEEQFYLAWPIVLRALLGRLRSRTVLAVVGGLCLAPTVLRLLIWEDDAAHRIYNGFDTRADQLLVGCLLALVLWHLRDDETAVARIRTWAGRLAWVAAAALGLVAWRLRITGWVDGWTPAWYTFGFLAVAVLTATVLAVLVLDRRHPLSRLLALPPLAWVGQRLSYGLYLWHYPILAYVGTLHLVPQVEVMLVVGGAFAMAGLSYRFVERPLLRRKQRYASA comes from the coding sequence ATGACCTCCGCAGCGCCGCCACCCGCCCAGGCCACCGACGTCGCGCCGACGGACGCGCGCCCCACGACCGGTGGAGGCGTACGGACCGGCCCGTCGGCTCCGTCGGCTCCCCCGACTCTCCCGGCGCGGCCCGCTCGTCCGCTGGACGTCCGCAGCGCCGGCGTGGACGGGCTGCGCGCGGTCGCGGCCGGGGCGGTCGTCACCGGTCACCTGCGCCCGGATCTGCTGCCCGGCGGATCGGTCGGTGTGGACGTGTTCTTCGGCATCAGCGGGTTCGTCATCACCACGCTGCTGGTCACCGAGTACGAGCGGACCGGCCGGATCGGGCTGCGGCGCTTCTACACCCGGCGGTTCCTGCGGCTGGCGCCCGCGCTGATGGTGCTGTGCGGGCTGGTCGCGGTGCTCGCGCTGGCCACCCCGCTGCGGGCGTTCGAGGGACAGTGGCTGGCAGCGCTGCTGGCCGCGACCTACGTCGCCAACCTCGTCCGGGCCGGGCAGCCGGGTCCGTACGGCGACACGATGGGAGCGTTGCCGCACACCTGGTCGCTGGCCGTGGAGGAGCAGTTCTACCTCGCCTGGCCGATCGTGCTCCGCGCGTTGCTGGGCAGGCTGAGATCCCGGACCGTCCTCGCCGTCGTCGGCGGCCTGTGCCTCGCGCCGACGGTTCTCCGGCTGCTGATCTGGGAGGACGACGCCGCGCACCGCATCTACAACGGTTTCGACACCCGCGCCGACCAGCTCCTGGTCGGATGCCTGCTCGCCCTGGTCCTGTGGCACCTGCGCGACGACGAGACGGCGGTCGCCCGGATCCGCACCTGGGCCGGCCGGCTGGCCTGGGTGGCCGCGGCCGCGCTCGGCCTGGTCGCGTGGCGGCTGCGGATCACCGGCTGGGTCGACGGGTGGACCCCGGCGTGGTACACGTTCGGGTTCCTCGCGGTCGCGGTGCTCACCGCCACGGTGCTGGCGGTCCTGGTGCTGGACCGGCGCCATCCGTTGAGCCGGCTGCTGGCGTTGCCGCCACTGGCCTGGGTGGGGCAGCGGCTCAGCTACGGCCTCTACCTGTGGCACTACCCGATCCTCGCCTACGTCGGCACGCTGCACCTGGTGCCGCAGGTCGAGGTGATGCTGGTCGTCGGTGGGGCGTTCGCGATGGCCGGCCTGTCGTACCGGTTCGTCGAGCGTCCGCTGCTGCGCCGCAAGCAGCGGTACGCCTCGGCTTAG
- a CDS encoding 6-phosphogluconolactonase, which yields MRIRPTLFTDADALGRALAAEIADGIEAANSRGRRYLLGCPGGRSAMTTYAALADQVRIRRVDLSGLVIVMMDEYVEAGPTSGTFGCVADHLAHSCRGFGRDLIAAPLSAAAGPERGVREDHLWVPDPADPAAYDRQLTAAGGIDLFILASGASDGHVAFNPPGTPTDAETRIVPLAPSTRQDNLVTFPHLRTLDRVPTHGVGVGVATIRTQSRRAVMVVHGADKARAAAQVAAADGYDPAWPATIVSECARPGLYVDQAAAVGLGRGDPTHPLISRGE from the coding sequence GTGCGGATCAGGCCGACCCTGTTCACCGATGCCGACGCACTCGGCCGGGCACTTGCGGCCGAGATCGCCGACGGCATCGAGGCGGCCAACTCACGCGGCCGGCGTTATCTCCTCGGCTGCCCGGGCGGGCGCAGCGCGATGACGACCTACGCGGCACTCGCCGACCAGGTGCGCATCCGCCGGGTGGACCTGTCCGGCCTGGTGATCGTGATGATGGACGAGTACGTCGAGGCCGGGCCCACGTCCGGGACCTTCGGGTGCGTCGCCGACCACCTCGCGCACAGCTGTCGCGGCTTCGGCCGGGACCTGATCGCGGCGCCGCTGTCCGCCGCCGCGGGCCCGGAAAGAGGCGTGCGCGAGGACCACCTGTGGGTGCCCGACCCGGCCGACCCCGCCGCGTACGACCGGCAACTCACCGCCGCCGGAGGCATCGACCTGTTCATCCTCGCCTCCGGCGCCTCCGACGGGCACGTGGCGTTCAACCCGCCCGGAACCCCCACCGACGCGGAGACCCGGATCGTGCCGCTCGCGCCGAGCACCCGCCAGGACAACCTGGTGACGTTCCCGCATCTGCGCACCCTCGACCGGGTCCCGACGCACGGCGTCGGCGTCGGCGTGGCCACCATCCGCACGCAGTCCCGCCGGGCGGTCATGGTGGTGCACGGCGCGGACAAGGCGCGGGCCGCCGCACAGGTGGCCGCCGCCGACGGCTACGACCCGGCGTGGCCGGCGACGATCGTCAGCGAGTGCGCCCGCCCCGGCCTGTACGTCGACCAGGCGGCCGCCGTCGGGCTCGGTCGCGGTGATCCCACCCATCCGCTGATCAGCCGCGGCGAATGA
- a CDS encoding family 4 glycosyl hydrolase, with protein MARIKLAYLGGGSTRAAGTMASFVHHGAEFDGSEVVLIDLDADRLALVKQLAERMARNAGLDLTITATTDRREGLRDCDAVLSSFRPGGFEARALDERIPLKHGVIGQETQGPGGFFMALRSIAVMKGVADDLAAVAPNARIFNYTNPVNIVAQAMTSYTDIPIVSLCEGPIIFPRGVAEAAGLDPDLLKTTMVGINHNCWSTEHTYEGKDLIPLLRDAYEARRDDPAVPADTKRLLQLAVTMESVPSYYFLNYYFRDEVLRHLRGKPTTRAEDIVAAVPGYWQHYTEQATSEAPELDPARSRGGIHELELAIDAMNAFYNDTGEVLPVNLPNTGGVLPGFDEEVVVEVPTHVDASGFRALPQKPLPHAVRGLVQALAEHQVLAAKAGWEGDATAGVRALAAHPLVPTLPVAEELYAEMAHAHAAHLPERLLP; from the coding sequence ATGGCCCGGATCAAACTTGCCTACCTCGGTGGCGGCTCGACACGTGCCGCCGGGACGATGGCGTCGTTCGTGCACCACGGCGCGGAGTTCGACGGGTCGGAGGTCGTCCTCATCGACCTGGACGCGGACCGGCTGGCCCTGGTCAAGCAGTTGGCCGAGCGGATGGCACGCAACGCCGGCCTCGACCTCACCATCACCGCCACCACCGACCGGCGCGAGGGCCTGCGCGACTGCGACGCCGTACTCTCCAGCTTCCGGCCCGGCGGTTTCGAGGCCCGCGCCCTCGACGAGCGCATCCCCCTCAAGCACGGGGTGATCGGCCAGGAGACGCAGGGGCCCGGCGGCTTCTTCATGGCCCTGCGGTCGATCGCGGTGATGAAGGGCGTCGCCGACGACCTCGCCGCCGTCGCGCCGAACGCCCGGATCTTCAACTACACCAACCCGGTCAACATCGTCGCCCAGGCGATGACCAGCTACACCGACATCCCGATCGTGTCGCTGTGCGAGGGGCCGATCATCTTCCCGCGCGGGGTCGCCGAGGCAGCGGGCCTGGACCCCGACCTGTTGAAGACGACCATGGTGGGGATCAACCACAACTGCTGGAGCACCGAGCACACCTACGAGGGCAAGGACCTGATCCCGCTGCTGCGCGACGCCTACGAGGCACGCCGGGACGACCCGGCCGTGCCCGCGGACACGAAGCGGCTGCTGCAGCTCGCGGTCACGATGGAGTCGGTGCCGTCGTACTACTTCCTCAACTACTACTTCCGCGACGAGGTGCTGCGGCACCTGCGGGGCAAGCCGACCACCCGCGCGGAGGACATCGTGGCGGCGGTGCCGGGTTACTGGCAGCACTACACCGAGCAGGCGACCTCGGAGGCGCCCGAGCTCGACCCGGCACGTTCGCGTGGCGGCATCCACGAGCTCGAGCTCGCCATCGACGCGATGAACGCCTTCTACAACGACACCGGCGAGGTGCTCCCGGTCAACCTGCCCAACACCGGCGGCGTCCTGCCCGGCTTCGACGAGGAGGTCGTGGTGGAAGTGCCGACCCACGTGGACGCGAGCGGTTTCCGGGCGCTGCCGCAGAAGCCGTTGCCGCACGCGGTCCGCGGACTGGTCCAGGCCCTGGCCGAACACCAGGTGCTGGCCGCCAAGGCGGGCTGGGAAGGCGACGCGACCGCCGGGGTCCGTGCGCTGGCGGCGCACCCGCTGGTGCCCACGCTGCCGGTGGCCGAGGAGCTGTACGCCGAGATGGCCCACGCCCACGCCGCACACCTGCCCGAGCGGCTGCTGCCGTAG
- a CDS encoding BadF/BadG/BcrA/BcrD ATPase family protein: protein MEPLHLGVDAGNSKTVALLCDEDGRVVGYARSGNGDIYGAESAAAAVDAVVAAVKDALTTAGAREGDVRASAFRLAGVDWPEDHAYWMDALARRLPALRTPSVLNDGFAAIRCGGPGGAGVAGDAVGAIGAGVAVIGGTGSAVAGRGPTGTEWSMSFWIQDAHGASGLVGSALRAVYRAELDLGPATALTARLLAFFGATDVEALLHSFTGRETGHGWARQAAAAREVVAAAVEGDEVAAALVLDQGRHLADYARVTARRVGFAVDAVPADGVDDADGVDAGPGVPVVLAGPVLCAAGSPVTAALLDALPRVFPAARPRLATLPPVSGAVLDALADAGVGLVPAVYERLRDTAPPPAFLAT from the coding sequence ATGGAGCCACTGCACCTCGGCGTGGACGCCGGGAACAGCAAGACGGTCGCCCTGCTCTGCGACGAGGACGGTCGCGTCGTCGGGTACGCCCGCTCCGGCAACGGTGACATCTACGGCGCGGAGTCAGCGGCGGCCGCCGTGGACGCGGTCGTCGCCGCCGTCAAGGACGCGTTGACAACGGCCGGTGCCCGGGAGGGCGACGTACGTGCGTCGGCGTTCCGGCTGGCCGGGGTGGACTGGCCCGAGGACCACGCGTACTGGATGGACGCCCTCGCCCGTCGGCTGCCCGCCCTGCGCACGCCGTCGGTGCTCAACGACGGGTTCGCCGCCATTCGGTGCGGGGGGCCGGGCGGAGCGGGTGTCGCCGGGGACGCCGTCGGCGCCATCGGTGCCGGGGTCGCCGTGATCGGTGGTACCGGCTCGGCGGTGGCCGGGCGCGGCCCGACGGGTACGGAATGGAGCATGAGCTTCTGGATCCAGGACGCGCACGGCGCCTCCGGCCTGGTGGGGAGCGCGTTGCGCGCGGTCTACCGCGCCGAGCTCGACCTCGGCCCGGCAACGGCGCTGACCGCGCGGCTGCTGGCGTTCTTCGGCGCCACCGACGTCGAGGCCCTGCTGCACTCGTTCACCGGCCGGGAGACCGGCCACGGCTGGGCCCGGCAGGCCGCCGCCGCGCGGGAGGTGGTCGCGGCCGCCGTCGAAGGGGACGAGGTGGCCGCGGCGCTGGTCCTCGACCAGGGCCGGCACCTGGCCGACTACGCCCGGGTCACCGCCCGGCGGGTCGGCTTCGCCGTCGACGCGGTGCCCGCGGACGGTGTGGATGATGCTGACGGTGTGGATGCCGGACCGGGCGTTCCGGTCGTCCTCGCCGGACCGGTCCTGTGTGCGGCGGGTTCGCCGGTGACGGCCGCGCTGCTGGACGCCCTGCCGCGGGTCTTCCCGGCGGCCCGTCCGCGTCTGGCCACCCTGCCCCCGGTGTCCGGCGCGGTCCTGGACGCGCTGGCCGATGCCGGCGTCGGTCTCGTACCCGCCGTGTATGAACGGCTGCGGGACACCGCGCCGCCCCCGGCGTTCCTGGCCACCTGA
- a CDS encoding GntR family transcriptional regulator — protein sequence MGTNDPARAAAAPTADLTAGTDSDGAGVGSAAALAYARLAGALRRGVYPEGTRLPGERDLAGQVGVSRMTLRQALARLAGEGHLERSAQRGWFVPRRMVGEPPSVLQSFTEMARSRGLRPTSRVLSTQSRPATPEEARRLGLAGASTVLEIRRLRGLDDAPVCLDTTVLAGDRSGGLDGADLTDRSLYEALHTLCGVAVARSSYTVQAHAAAPEPARLLDLAVGAPVLVGSEVAYDTDDLPVLCGTTLYRGDAYRFQADLYRPLS from the coding sequence ATGGGTACGAACGACCCGGCCCGGGCGGCTGCCGCACCCACCGCCGACCTCACCGCCGGCACCGACTCCGACGGCGCCGGCGTCGGCAGCGCGGCGGCACTGGCGTACGCCCGCCTGGCCGGCGCGCTGCGCCGCGGCGTCTACCCGGAAGGGACCCGGCTGCCCGGTGAACGCGACCTTGCGGGCCAGGTCGGCGTCAGCCGGATGACGCTGCGCCAGGCGCTGGCCCGCCTGGCCGGGGAGGGGCACCTCGAACGCTCCGCGCAGCGCGGCTGGTTCGTTCCCCGGCGGATGGTCGGCGAACCTCCGAGCGTCCTGCAGAGCTTCACCGAGATGGCCAGGTCGCGCGGCCTGCGCCCGACGTCGCGGGTGCTGAGCACGCAGTCGCGTCCGGCCACGCCGGAGGAGGCGCGGCGCCTCGGCCTGGCCGGGGCGTCGACGGTGCTGGAGATCCGCCGGCTGCGCGGGCTGGACGACGCACCCGTCTGCCTGGACACGACGGTCCTCGCCGGTGACCGGTCCGGTGGGTTGGACGGCGCGGACCTGACCGATCGGTCGCTGTACGAGGCGCTGCACACCCTGTGCGGGGTGGCGGTGGCCCGTAGTTCCTACACGGTCCAGGCGCACGCGGCCGCGCCGGAGCCGGCCCGGCTGCTCGACCTGGCCGTCGGTGCGCCCGTGCTGGTCGGTTCGGAGGTCGCCTACGACACCGACGACCTGCCGGTGCTGTGCGGCACGACGCTCTACCGCGGGGACGCCTACCGCTTCCAGGCCGACCTCTACCGCCCGTTGTCCTGA
- a CDS encoding BTAD domain-containing putative transcriptional regulator, which produces MGTGLLDSGDVGLDRIEVRLLGPLRVRRPDGSIVASGAWRTGKTTDLLRLLALNAGEPVPAMTLTETLWPTVDESRARASLRTAASQIRKAMGVDCVGRRSGGLVLLDAWVDSVAFTGLAADAARAYREGRHADCLTVTREAEALYVDDFRAYDVDSVWASEHRERLAVTYLSLLSDAADAAVALGWMHDAVEFASRVLATDSWSERAYRALMYGYGGLGQTAQALRAFERCRAVLAEELGADPSPQTRAVHLHLLSADPVTHTECPFVGRTAESRWLGDIVRSTVGNGLPSIVHLGGEPGVGRSALVAEVCRALDVRLIRADGDGPNPGRAGRADRADLVDRVLMSLDQRPDGGEPPERLAATMSRSAPTVVLVRESEDTPPVYRNALCRAVLRATGPVVVVLVSGTGKDTCELLYVHRGGTEVDRVHRLDLPPLDATELTELAEGLLAGTPTEPLVAELLAVSGGLPGRAMATLNTWSRRGRIVSTPDGLALMPVRERGASTMPDLDDVAVRTDDGQGDIGSAPQSVLARAFDQLDAESLTVLQYAALLERPLTPELLVPLLRPDDQATDTTIAAGIAAGTTAGTSAYPSGGRAATDVGHATDAAVERGRMQARLDRLVDLGLLVRDYRGAVAFRDPLRRSAVRYWLRPTVRRRLHGRIAAHAPIPTGDRVHHWLAAGEPQLAYLAAVDAANEAVAEDLPDQARDFLLRARALGPADSDALDRADLDERIADAEAAIGRREEARETYASALRIARAHDLPVESRLVRKLRTLDDAPGRDAGMSGGSGLIAPGGPGGADRSVQHLPAPPPAGGNGEFGVEPGSPPTADAERVLRAAVEDADQAAAADAGAHARLLFARIVAFPRRRLHQGRHLAREALALATRPDLRAQALLIANLPDVVLGSPSIVERPLAEAAELAAGEGIHPSLLGRINLLRCLAAHDAGSPAFEPMWAEYLTAYPRPEDDPSFGWARVRIHTERGDLEAAQVADRVDLPAASGPLITQLHASARADLLIALGHLDEAAAITQTLLDRATEDGCILMVPEAAARLVVLRSPTDLRAAHQYFDLLDWAIGSEGDLARESCWRLLARAAIRSADGRPAAAAGASALAAHVAESAGLVMLAARAQLDRARHLAAAGSWVDARLAAAAAGRAFRSAGLEHLARAADSATSSAPRTSAAGERPVG; this is translated from the coding sequence ATGGGGACAGGCCTGCTGGACAGCGGGGACGTCGGACTCGACCGGATCGAGGTGCGCCTGCTCGGGCCACTGCGGGTCCGCCGGCCCGACGGCTCCATCGTCGCCAGCGGCGCGTGGCGTACCGGCAAGACCACCGACCTGCTCCGGCTGCTCGCGCTGAACGCGGGCGAGCCGGTCCCGGCGATGACGTTGACCGAGACCCTGTGGCCCACGGTCGACGAGTCCCGGGCCCGGGCGAGCCTACGTACCGCCGCGTCCCAGATCCGCAAGGCGATGGGCGTCGACTGCGTGGGCCGCCGCTCCGGCGGACTGGTGCTGCTGGACGCCTGGGTGGACTCCGTCGCGTTCACCGGGCTGGCCGCCGACGCCGCCCGGGCCTACCGCGAGGGACGGCACGCCGACTGCCTGACCGTCACCCGCGAGGCGGAGGCGCTCTACGTCGACGACTTCCGGGCGTACGACGTCGACTCGGTGTGGGCGAGCGAGCACCGCGAGCGGCTCGCGGTGACCTACCTGTCGCTGCTGTCCGACGCCGCCGACGCCGCGGTCGCGCTGGGCTGGATGCACGACGCGGTGGAGTTCGCGTCCCGGGTGCTCGCCACCGACAGCTGGTCCGAGCGGGCGTACCGCGCACTGATGTACGGCTACGGCGGCCTCGGGCAGACTGCGCAGGCGCTGCGCGCGTTCGAGCGCTGCCGGGCCGTCCTCGCCGAGGAACTCGGCGCCGACCCCTCGCCGCAGACCCGGGCGGTGCATCTCCACCTGCTGTCGGCCGACCCGGTGACCCACACCGAGTGCCCGTTCGTCGGACGTACGGCGGAGTCGCGGTGGCTGGGCGACATCGTGCGGTCCACCGTCGGCAATGGCCTGCCGAGCATCGTGCACCTCGGAGGGGAGCCGGGTGTGGGCCGGTCCGCGCTGGTCGCGGAGGTGTGCCGGGCGCTCGACGTGCGGTTGATCCGCGCGGACGGCGACGGCCCGAACCCCGGCCGCGCCGGCCGCGCAGACCGCGCAGACCTTGTGGACCGCGTCCTCATGAGTCTCGACCAGCGGCCGGACGGCGGCGAGCCACCCGAACGCCTCGCCGCCACGATGTCCCGTTCGGCGCCCACCGTCGTCCTCGTCCGGGAGAGCGAGGACACACCGCCGGTGTACCGGAACGCCCTGTGCCGGGCCGTGCTCCGGGCGACCGGGCCGGTCGTCGTCGTACTCGTCTCCGGCACCGGCAAGGACACCTGCGAGCTGCTCTACGTGCACCGGGGCGGCACCGAGGTCGACCGCGTGCACCGGCTGGACCTGCCGCCCCTGGACGCGACCGAGCTCACCGAACTCGCCGAGGGCCTGCTCGCGGGTACGCCGACCGAGCCGCTGGTCGCGGAGTTGCTGGCGGTCAGTGGCGGCCTGCCCGGCCGGGCGATGGCCACCCTGAACACCTGGTCGCGGCGGGGACGCATCGTCTCCACCCCGGACGGCCTGGCGCTGATGCCCGTGCGTGAGCGCGGTGCGTCCACCATGCCGGACCTCGACGACGTCGCCGTCCGGACCGACGACGGGCAGGGGGACATCGGGTCGGCTCCGCAGTCGGTCCTCGCCCGTGCGTTCGACCAGCTCGACGCGGAGTCGCTGACGGTTCTGCAGTACGCCGCACTGCTGGAGCGCCCGCTGACCCCGGAACTGCTCGTACCGCTGCTCCGGCCCGACGACCAGGCCACCGATACCACCATCGCCGCGGGAATCGCCGCGGGCACCACGGCGGGAACCTCCGCGTACCCCTCCGGCGGACGAGCAGCCACCGACGTCGGCCACGCCACCGACGCAGCCGTGGAACGCGGGCGGATGCAGGCCCGCCTCGACCGGCTCGTCGACCTGGGCCTGCTGGTCCGTGACTACCGGGGCGCGGTGGCGTTCCGGGACCCGCTGCGACGGTCGGCGGTCCGTTACTGGCTGCGCCCCACCGTCCGGCGGCGGCTGCACGGCCGGATCGCCGCGCACGCCCCGATCCCGACCGGCGACCGGGTGCACCACTGGCTGGCGGCGGGTGAGCCGCAGCTGGCGTACCTCGCCGCCGTCGACGCGGCCAACGAGGCCGTGGCCGAGGACCTGCCCGACCAGGCGCGGGACTTCCTGCTGCGGGCCCGCGCGCTCGGCCCCGCCGACTCCGACGCCCTCGACCGCGCCGACCTGGACGAGCGGATCGCCGACGCCGAGGCGGCCATCGGCCGGCGGGAGGAGGCCCGGGAGACCTACGCCAGTGCGCTGCGGATCGCCCGTGCGCACGACCTGCCGGTGGAGAGCCGGCTCGTCCGCAAGCTGCGCACCCTGGACGACGCGCCCGGCCGCGACGCCGGTATGTCGGGTGGCTCCGGCCTGATCGCCCCTGGCGGCCCGGGTGGCGCCGACCGGTCCGTCCAGCACCTTCCGGCGCCGCCACCGGCCGGCGGCAACGGCGAGTTCGGTGTCGAGCCCGGCTCGCCGCCCACCGCCGACGCCGAACGCGTCCTGCGGGCGGCCGTCGAGGACGCCGACCAGGCAGCCGCCGCCGACGCCGGCGCGCACGCGCGATTGCTGTTCGCCCGCATCGTCGCCTTCCCCAGGCGCCGCCTCCACCAGGGCCGGCACCTGGCGCGGGAGGCACTCGCGCTGGCCACCCGCCCCGACCTGCGGGCGCAGGCCCTGCTGATCGCCAACCTTCCGGACGTCGTGCTGGGCAGTCCGAGCATCGTTGAACGCCCGCTGGCGGAGGCGGCCGAGCTGGCAGCGGGCGAGGGCATCCACCCGTCCCTGCTCGGCCGGATCAACCTGCTGCGCTGCCTGGCCGCGCACGACGCGGGCTCCCCGGCGTTCGAGCCGATGTGGGCCGAGTACCTCACCGCGTACCCGCGGCCCGAGGACGACCCGTCGTTCGGATGGGCGCGGGTCCGGATCCACACCGAGCGCGGCGACCTCGAGGCCGCGCAGGTGGCCGACCGGGTGGACCTGCCGGCGGCGTCCGGGCCGCTGATCACGCAGTTGCACGCGAGCGCCCGGGCCGACCTGCTGATCGCTCTCGGCCACCTCGACGAGGCCGCCGCGATCACGCAGACGCTGCTGGACCGGGCGACCGAGGACGGGTGCATCCTGATGGTGCCCGAGGCCGCCGCCCGGCTGGTGGTGCTGCGGTCGCCGACCGACCTGCGGGCCGCGCACCAGTACTTCGACCTGCTCGACTGGGCGATCGGGTCCGAGGGCGACCTGGCGCGGGAGAGTTGCTGGCGGCTGCTCGCCAGGGCCGCGATCCGCTCGGCTGACGGACGGCCCGCCGCGGCCGCCGGCGCCAGCGCGCTCGCCGCGCACGTCGCGGAATCAGCCGGGTTGGTGATGCTCGCCGCGCGGGCCCAACTCGACCGGGCGCGCCACCTCGCCGCCGCGGGTTCCTGGGTGGACGCCCGGCTCGCGGCCGCGGCCGCCGGGCGCGCGTTCCGCTCGGCCGGGCTGGAACACCTGGCCCGGGCGGCGGACTCGGCCACGTCGTCCGCGCCGCGGACCAGTGCCGCCGGCGAACGTCCCGTCGGCTGA
- a CDS encoding glycosyltransferase family 2 protein, whose amino-acid sequence MAATSALTAALVVLAVVGVPAVAVAVDALASLRARGRVYAFAGTRANSDFEVLVPIWGSIRYLENADYLSAHGDRVVLCTPAGESDDFYSDLYALARRHGFRVFVASFTAPRTGGRRATSGTVRDRLIRDALEMVRAKYVVPLDADTTTVRPLDLLVGELVRQGADLASVRLVPLNSDTLLARLQHYEYRLAMQFRFLASWLVSGACHVARTEVLADVMSRHSLFFQGNDVEVGLIARALGYRVAHIPFEVPTTVPGTPRGWFRQRLAWAGGEFRLFVVNARFVGRHPWFWVYGGVVTIALAPLRWLAVDDVAGGVALVSSLTVALVLYAALVACLHWKHRGPALLVLPFYMLFVSLVMPLLGVLWYARMAWQDRNLGIIRPNLVRVAPRAPEPTPAGHGSS is encoded by the coding sequence ATGGCAGCAACGTCAGCTCTGACGGCCGCGCTGGTCGTCCTCGCGGTGGTCGGCGTGCCGGCCGTCGCCGTGGCCGTGGACGCACTGGCGAGTCTGCGGGCCCGCGGACGGGTCTACGCGTTCGCGGGAACCCGGGCGAACTCCGACTTCGAGGTGCTGGTCCCGATCTGGGGCAGCATCAGGTACCTGGAGAACGCCGACTATCTCTCGGCACACGGCGACCGGGTGGTGCTGTGCACGCCCGCCGGCGAGAGCGACGACTTTTACTCCGACCTGTACGCGCTTGCCCGCCGGCACGGGTTCCGCGTGTTCGTCGCGTCGTTCACGGCTCCCCGGACCGGCGGGCGCCGGGCCACCTCCGGCACCGTGCGGGACCGGCTGATCAGGGACGCGCTGGAAATGGTGCGGGCGAAGTACGTCGTTCCGCTCGACGCCGACACCACGACGGTGCGGCCGCTCGACCTCCTGGTCGGCGAACTCGTACGCCAGGGTGCCGACCTCGCGTCGGTACGGCTCGTTCCACTCAACTCCGACACCCTGCTCGCGAGACTCCAGCACTACGAGTACCGGCTGGCGATGCAGTTCCGGTTCCTCGCCTCGTGGCTGGTCTCGGGCGCGTGCCACGTGGCCCGAACCGAGGTCCTCGCCGACGTGATGAGCCGCCACTCGCTGTTCTTCCAGGGCAACGACGTGGAGGTGGGCCTGATCGCGCGCGCACTGGGCTACCGGGTGGCGCACATTCCGTTCGAGGTGCCGACGACGGTGCCCGGCACACCCCGGGGGTGGTTCCGGCAACGGCTGGCCTGGGCCGGTGGGGAGTTCCGGCTGTTCGTGGTGAACGCGCGGTTCGTGGGCCGGCATCCGTGGTTCTGGGTGTACGGCGGGGTGGTCACCATCGCGCTGGCGCCCCTGCGCTGGCTCGCGGTGGACGACGTGGCCGGTGGCGTGGCACTGGTGTCGTCGCTCACGGTGGCGCTGGTGCTGTACGCCGCGCTGGTGGCGTGCCTGCACTGGAAGCACCGCGGGCCGGCGTTGTTGGTCCTCCCGTTCTACATGCTGTTCGTCAGTCTGGTGATGCCGCTGCTGGGCGTGCTGTGGTACGCGCGGATGGCCTGGCAGGACCGCAACCTGGGCATCATCCGGCCGAACCTGGTGCGGGTCGCTCCTAGGGCTCCCGAACCGACACCGGCTGGGCACGGCAGTAGCTGA